From one Triticum urartu cultivar G1812 chromosome 3, Tu2.1, whole genome shotgun sequence genomic stretch:
- the LOC125548394 gene encoding WRKY transcription factor 71-like, with product MSSGGGGGGDQGRHGLYHQHGHGQLTRYDGAGGYELSNDDMESFFFSQPEGVGGGVRADEIAPYSSITSYLQGFLDPTGLARHLDVPAKHELSVDVRSHDQDSQGTGSAAGESAALLTPNSSVSFSSGGGDGEGKSRRSKKGRAQEPDDQEDGKDHEDGESSKTANNKPKKKAEKRPRLPRVSFLTKSEVDHLEDGYRWRKYGQKAVKNSPYPRSYYRCTTPKCGVKKRVERSYQDPSTVITTYEGQHTHHSPASLRGSAAHLFMPPGLHGLPPPHLIPPGVFHPELMSMMRMPYPSPNMHLLSVPPPPHHHPTSHPMAGTLQQYHFTDYALLQDLSTSTMPNNP from the exons ATGTCTTCCGGTGGTGGCGGGGGAGGGGATCAGGGCCGTCATGGCCTCTACCACCAGCATGGCCACGGCCAACTCACCCGCTACGATGGCGCCGGCGGCTACGAGCTCAGCAACGACGACATGGAGAGCTTCTTCTTCAGCCAGCCTGAGGGCGTCGGCGGTGGCGTGCGCGCCGACGAGATCGCGCCGTACTCGAGCATCACGAGCTACCTGCAGGGGTTCTTGGACCCCACCGGGCTAGCTCGGCATCTCGACGTGCCGGCCAAGCACGAGCTGTCGGTCGACGTTAGGAGCCATGACCAAGACAGCCAGGGCACCGGCAGCGCTGCTGGAGAAAGCGCGGCGCTGCTAACACCCAACTCATCGGTATCTTTCTCGTCCGGAGGCGGGGACGGTGAGGGAAAGTCTCGCCGGAGCAAGAAGGGCCGGGCGCAGGAGCCGGATGACCAGGAGGATGGGAAGGACCATGAAGATGGGGAAAGTTCCAAGACAGC GAATAACAAACCCAAAAAGAAAGCCGAGAAGAGGCCGCGGCTGCCCCGCGTCTCCTTCCTCACCAAGAGCGAGGTCGATCACCTCGAGGACGGCTACCGCTGGCGCAAATACGGCCAGAAGGCCGTCAAGAACAGCCCTTATCCAAG GAGCTACTACCGGTGCACTACGCCCAAGTGCGGCGTGAAGAAGCGGGTGGAGCGGTCGTACCAGGACCCGTCGACGGTGATCACCACGTACGAAGGGCAGCACACGCACCACAGCCCCGCCAGCCTCCGGGGAAGCGCCGCGCACCTCTTTATGCCCCCCGGACTCCACGGGCTCCCGCCGCCGCACCTCATACCGCCGGGGGTGTTCCACCCAGAGCTGATGAGCATGATGCGCATGCCCTACCCAAGCCCTAACATGCACCTGCTGAGCGTGCCACCGCCTCCCCATCATCATCCAACCTCTCATCCAATGGCGGGAACTCTCCAGCAGTACCATTTCACTGACTACGCGCTATTGCAAGACCTCTCCACTTCCACAATGCCCAACAACCCCTGA